AATCCGAAAAAGTGACGAAACTTATCATAATTGTACGAATATTCTTATCAAACACACCCTGGACCATTGTCGAGTTATATCAGTTTGTATGtacaaaatttttcaagatAGACTCTAACCTCGAGCAACATATGATTTGGACCTATACCATTTGTTTACCTTATTCTGCACAATGAAAGGGACAGATTCTCTTTTGTAAAATTGTCAGGGCTTTCTTGGATTAGTGCTTCAACAGATCAACCACTCAATTGTATATCTAGACAGGATCATCTTTTGTATTACGTAAATCAAGATGTTACATGATCGTACACAAAAATGTCATTCCAATTCCCTTTCGCGTATGATTTTGCATTCTCAAAAcctttttcctttttttttggtgttttGTTTATCTGTCAAGGCGGCCTGTGCTGTGATGTGATGTAATGTGAgttattttattctttcCCTTCTTATCGCATCCAAAACCTTATATTGACCTATTGTAATTTACCTTCATTTGATTCCTATTTATTTCTGAAAGCCACCATGAGTTTATCAGAAGTTCATCAATTGTAATCAAAGTGTATATGTATCGACAATTTTGTCTTCTGACCTACCCATCACAATGTGTTCTGGCAATGtgcaaaacaaaaaaagcTTTTATATTGTTATAATTGCTACCATTTCTGTGTAATTACACAATTTAATTAGGTCCAACTTCCGCCTCCTCCTTTCATACAATAAGTTTAACTAATCTCATTTGATTACTTACTTTTTAATTCACTCAGAAATACCGACGATGGATATGAATTGCACTACTTCCTCTATTATCTCTGCACCTGTGGGTGAAGTACTCTAACACACCGaaatttcttcttattgttaatttttcttgattacAAGCTGATCCAAATCAAACCCAGCTTTCAACTTTAGTAACACCAAGTAGTTTCCATTTTAACCAATATGTTTTATAGATGCTATCCTATTTTCAGTCCTTGGTCCGTCTCAGGCCGAAGCAATTGGGCCGAGTTTAGTATTTGGCACACGACATTTTGCGGGAAcggaaaaattttttcaaaatcaaaacaaaacaaaacaaaacaaaatcacaACAACTATATCAGGCCCACACAGTTACATCAAAAAGAGTATTGAGATTGTCTTGATTACTTGAAGACCCGAAAGAAATTAACCACCAAAGACAACGCGTACTTGTGGCAATACAAGAGTTTGGAAGCACATTGAATTATCAAGAACTGAGAATATAAACCCATCacaaaagaattaaaaaaaaacagcaTTAAGACCTATTAGCAATGATTAATTTCGACGAGTTTCCTCCAAAATATGATCCGAGCTTGAGACCTCCAGCATTGACCACGGGGTTAATTGTATTCACCTTTATGTTGTGTGTTATCAAATCAGTGACATCGTACACCTTTGaatctttgattttgtatCCTCGGGCCCCGTTAGACTTGAATTTAAATAGCATCTCGCtttattcattatttcATGTCAATTTCTTCCATTGGATCTGTAATATTTTTACATTGGCTACCCCCTTGGCCGTatttgaaacaagaaaCGGTACTATTCACACTGGGGTAactttgaatttattaacagTGATTGCTGCCTTGCAATATTGTATTGTGggattgattttttatcCTAATACCGGGGTTATTGGCTTATCAGGTATTGCCTTTCTGTTGATGAGTTATATGGCGTACCATGAATCCAAATTCAGACCAATAATGCATACCTTTCATCTAAGCAACAGTTTGGAAATCAAACTCTACACTTTATACGTACCATTCGTTGTGGCAATTGTATTTATGATTTTGTTTCCTTCCAGTTCATTACCGGGCCACTTATTTGGAATCACGACAGGTTATTTGCTAAGCTATGGCTacattgataaattatacCCACCATCTAAAGTGATTACCactattgaaaacaaattaagCTCGTTGATTAACTTTTTAGAATTGATCGTCACATTCTAtaaggaagaagaaagttTGGTAACAAGAGGAAGTGTTGGGTATAAGCCACTTTTTAATCAGGATATTGAACATGGTGCAGCTAATGCCGCATCACATGGTTCAAGTGCGTTTGTCGGTGAAACTAGAGTATTAGGAACAAGAGAGTCGACTGTATAGATTATCTgagaaaaaatatataataacCAAATCAAAGTAAATGCAAGAGGAGTGTTGTagttaataattgaattgtcATTTTTCGATTGGCCAGACCAAATTGATATATTGGCTTTTGGTTCTCTTTCCTCCTCAACTCAATCTCTAATTATTAGTTCCACAATCTCAAAAATACTTTAACAAACGGGTATATTGCTGATATTCTGATTAAAACATTTGATCGTTTTATGTGGGGTTTCACTAGTTAGTACGTTGCaattagtagtagtgtcTAAATTGTTAAAACTGTCTGGGGTTAAGTGGAAGGAGGGAAAAGAGAACGCTTGCAGGCTGagagacaaaaaaaaaagatttcaaaGGAAAATGAGGGTCAAGAAAGGAAAacacaagaaaaagatttctGAGGaattaatcaacaaaaaccATTTTCGTTCTTCATTTACACCCTTTCCCATAAAATTCTGGTGGATTTCAAGCTTGTTAGTTGATAAATGTCATATGCAATACCAATTTTGCAACTGCTACCACTATTGACACcattacaacaacatcaataaAACGCTCAACCGATCAGATTGCATTCGAGCACATATTTCCccaatctttttttttgttttacttTCTCTCTGTTACCATGGCTAATCCAACAACACATGATAATTCTATCGACGACAATACAAACGCAACATCACAGAAATTTACTAGTAATACCAAACGAAAGAATAAACGCAATAAACAAAGATACAAGAACAAGAGCCAGCATTTCAACAAACCTACTGAATCTCTGCAAAAGTCACCCGAATCTTCCATAATGgcagatgatgatgttacAGACCACCAAGTACAGCAACAAACTACAGACAGAGACAATAGCACAAATCTTAATATGACAACTgtgacgacgacgacgcCGCCGCCTCCACCTCCACCTCCACCTCCACAACATGCTCAGGAAGCCAATGTGTACAAATCGCCGCGAAAGGAGGCTATTATGCGATACAAACAGAATCATGATAACACCTTTAATCAACTATTCGACATTAAAGAAAActtgaaatcaaaagaaaatgatgataaacAGTCCCAATTGCAACAGGCTACTGGTGGAAATCAAGTGAATAGCAACCACAACAATGGTAATCACAATATATCTTTGGATTTGGATGAAAAAGTTACTCTATTTAAATACAAATCGCtgaaaattttggaattggtAAACCAAAACAATGCCAATGGCTCTTTGCTAGCACATGGGATATTTGAGATTTTCCAGCTACATCAAGGCGATGTGACTTATTTGTCCTGCGGTAATAACTTTATTTACCCATTATTGCCCAAAATCAAGGTTTTCagaataaattcaaatcaattcttgCTACCATTAGTCAATCCGGAACGATACTggaaaatatttataaacagcgaagaattgaatgtaATTAACAATCTAATCAACGTTTTCCAAAGAAATGTTCAATTTATAAGTTTACATGAAtcagaaaataaaaatgctCCAGAGCCTAAGCTGCAATTTGAGTTCACAGATAGTATCAACACAAAACCAAAGGAATTGGAATCTCCTccaagaaatatttatatttctaACGAAATCCCTGATTCCCCTCCATCCGCTCCTATATCTCCAGGCCACATTCAAACTACCTTCCACCTATCGCCACAAGGGAGAGTCGCCTCCCACCAGCAtcgacaacaacaaggtCAGGCATTTCCTGATACTCTTTCACAACCACATCTTTATAAAAAAGAGTCAATGCAGTCGTTGAATACCAATATTGCCTGTCTCGATATAAACtcaaaattattgttaCACCAACCTAAACCAAAGAAGCCATTGTCGCTGAATCAAGCTTACAACCTTCGTCataaccaaaaccaaaaccaaaattacAACCATAATCACGGTCACAGCCAGAAGTACCCCGctattgatgaaaaatctGAGTCGTCGATGGATTCTTTGCTAGATGAATATGAGGAGAATATCCACAAATCAATGACTATTGCCCTGCGTCCGCAATCACGGCAGCCATCTATAGTATCGGCGCATCATAAACGATTACCGGCCACTCATTATAATCGAAGCcattataataatcaagGAAATCTTAATGATGATGGAGTAGCACAATATTATCCTACGGAAACCCGGACTCAACAATTCCCTCAAAGTAATAATGGCCATAATAGGAGCCGAAGATCTTCAAAAAGTGATTTGTATATTAATGAGAGTGGTTGGATGGAACCCAATCTCAATAGTCAAACTCACAAttataacaataacaattatAAGAAAATCCCAAAATCTCGCTCCACCTACAGTATCAATAGTGCTACAACTGACttatatcaaatttataaaaatattcCCTTGAGAAATAGTGAAATCGATAGACGTGATGAagattcaaaatcaatcaagtCGATGTCGAGGTTACCTTCAGCTAGAACTTTATCTATATACCAGTCTGATATGAATAGGCGAAGACAAAGTGCTTATTTTGCATCAACTGCAAAAACAAATCCTAAATTGAATAGTGATGTCAAGTTAAATTCGCAAGAGATCTATCGGATGTTGAGTTCAAAGCCTGATAAGCCGGTTTTGAAAACCCCCATGAATGACAATGCAGTGAAAAACAGTGGTTTTGCAGCTAGATTATTTGGCTGGTAAGAGAAACATTGATTCTAGTAACATCCCATCTCTGCGATATTGAAAGAGTGATGATGAGATTAACCAGTATCTGAAGTTTACACCTCTTTGATgctttcctttttttttttctttctgatttacaaaaaaaagaaaatatattatttatatatatacaaagtttataaaaaataaacaaaaatgaaaatgaaaacgaAAATGAAAGTTTTAGtctatttttctttctttttttctttcttcttttatttaCAAAGCACCTGGAGCTGGAGCACCTGGGATAGGATTACCATTAGCGTCGACTAAACCTTGTTGCATTAACATCAATTGTTCATTACCAGCAGCCTCAAATTGCAAACCCAAACCCAAACGAGATGTATTCttgaattgatcaatttctCCAGAAAATAATATGGAAACAGTTGGCATGATTCTCTTTTCTAAAAATGCACTGATCTTACCCTTTGAATCCAATTGACCTCTGAAAAC
The Candida albicans SC5314 chromosome 7, complete sequence genome window above contains:
- a CDS encoding putative rhomboid protease (Ortholog(s) have COPI-coated vesicle, Golgi apparatus, nuclear periphery localization), whose amino-acid sequence is MINFDEFPPKYDPSLRPPALTTGLIVFTFMLCVIKSVTSYTFESLILYPRAPLDLNLNSISLYSLFHVNFFHWICNIFTLATPLAVFETRNGTIHTGVTLNLLTVIAALQYCIVGLIFYPNTGVIGLSGIAFSLMSYMAYHESKFRPIMHTFHLSNSLEIKLYTLYVPFVVAIVFMILFPSSSLPGHLFGITTGYLLSYGYIDKLYPPSKVITTIENKLSSLINFLELIVTFYKEEESLVTRGSVGYKPLFNQDIEHGAANAASHGSSAFVGETRVLGTRESTV
- a CDS encoding uncharacterized protein (S. cerevisiae ortholog Inp1 is a peripheral membrane protein of peroxisomes involved in peroxisomal inheritance; induced by Mnl1 under weak acid stress), producing MANPTTHDNSIDDNTNATSQKFTSNTKRKNKRNKQRYKNKSQHFNKPTESSQKSPESSIMADDDVTDHQVQQQTTDRDNSTNLNMTTVTTTTPPPPPPPPPPQHAQEANVYKSPRKEAIMRYKQNHDNTFNQLFDIKENLKSKENDDKQSQLQQATGGNQVNSNHNNGNHNISLDLDEKVTLFKYKSSKILELVNQNNANGSLLAHGIFEIFQLHQGDVTYLSCGNNFIYPLLPKIKVFRINSNQFLLPLVNPERYWKIFINSEELNVINNLINVFQRNVQFISLHESENKNAPEPKSQFEFTDSINTKPKELESPPRNIYISNEIPDSPPSAPISPGHIQTTFHLSPQGRVASHQHRQQQGQAFPDTLSQPHLYKKESMQSLNTNIACLDINSKLLLHQPKPKKPLSSNQAYNLRHNQNQNQNYNHNHGHSQKYPAIDEKSESSMDSLLDEYEENIHKSMTIASRPQSRQPSIVSAHHKRLPATHYNRSHYNNQGNLNDDGVAQYYPTETRTQQFPQSNNGHNRSRRSSKSDLYINESGWMEPNLNSQTHNYNNNNYKKIPKSRSTYSINSATTDLYQIYKNIPLRNSEIDRRDEDSKSIKSMSRLPSARTLSIYQSDMNRRRQSAYFASTAKTNPKLNSDVKLNSQEIYRMLSSKPDKPVLKTPMNDNAVKNSGFAARLFGW